GGCGCGATCCACCCGGCCTGCTCATATGTCGGCAATATGGCGACGAGTGTTGTCGAGATACCCATCGTCAGCAGCGAAGCGACCAACGTCGACTTGCGCCCGATCCGGTCGCCGAAATGCCCGAAGAACGCCGCGCCGACCGGCCGCGCGAAAAACGCGACCGCCAGCGTCGCGAAAGCCGCCATCTGTTGCAGCCCTGGATCGTGCGAGGGGAAGAAGATGCTTCCGAATACCAGGCTCGCCGCGGTTGCGTAGATGTAGAAGTCGTAGAATTCGATGGCCGTGCCGACGAAACTGGCGGTCAGCACGCGGCGATGTGACGGTGCGGTCAAGTGGCGGTCCTCCCCCGGTCGTGGACGATAGAGCGGTGGCGGGTCAGGGCAAGCCCTCGCCCGCCAAACTCGTCAACCCCGCGCAGGCGGGGATACGACCTGACTGGCGGTTGCGAGACCTACGTCGTTCAACGATCCTTGATCACCGCCTTTGCAGGGCCAACGATCACCCCTGGGCCCCCGGCAGCACCAGCGTCGCCCTTGCCCCGACCGCCCCCGTCAGATCGAACCGCCCGCCCCGCGACTTCGCCAACATCGTCGCGATCCGAAGGCCGAGGCTCGACGACGCACCGCCATCGAACCCCTCGGGCAGGCCGTGGCCGTCGTCCTCGACGCTGACGACGATCTCGCCGCTCGCGGTATCGCGCAGCACGCGCACGTCGATCGCGCCGGAGCGATCGTCGGCAAAGCCATGCTCGACCGCGTTGGCGACCGCCTCCGACACGATCAGGGCAGTCGGGATCGCCGTGTCAGGCTCGATCCCGATCGTCGCGTCCCCCGTCACCGTCAGTGTGACGTCGCCGCGCCCGGTCGCGTCGATGACGCCCCGGCACAATTCGTCGAGGAAGGGCACCAGTCGGTGCGCGGTACCGCTGGGGTCGTAGAGCTGCCGGCTGATCCGCCCGATCAGCTCCAGCCGGCGTGCTGCCTCCGTCAGCGCCGCCCGGGCGTCGGGATCGCTCAGCTGGCGGGTCTGTACCGTCAGCAGCGCTGCTGCGACCTGCAGATTGTTCGATACTCGGTGCTGGAGCTCGCGAAACAGCAGCTCGCGCGTCTCGGCCATCACCCGGTTCGCTTCCCGTTCGGCCGCCAGCCGGCGATTGCCGCTCTGCATCCAGTGGACCAGCACCAGGTCGGTAACGACGACGAAAAGGTAAAAGCCGAGTGCGATCACCGCACCCAGGTTCAGGACGAGCGAATAGCGCGGGGTCAGGAAGAAATACCACGCAAGGAACCCGCAGATCACCGCCGACACCGCGCCCAGCCGCACGCCGAACAGGAACGACGTCACGATCACCGCGGGAAAGAAGCTGACGTACGGAAACCCCGGCGGCAACCAGGGGTCGGCCGCTTCCCGCATCGCCAACGCGATCCCGGCGATGAGCAACGTCGCGATCGTGCCCAGCCATGGGCGATCCTGATAAAGCGGGAACCGCTCGATCCAGCGCGATTGGCCGCTGGTCCCGCTCACCCCCCCATCCCCGGGAAACGCGCAAATTTCGGCAAATCGTGGATCGTCTCCAGCCAGCGTGGCGCCTCCGCCGTCTGGATCAGGACGACCGGCGGGACGGCGTCGGGATCATCGAACGTTGCCGACTGGATATCGACCTGTCCCGGAAACACCGTCGCCGAATAAAAGAATAGTCCCGTCCCGCAAGTCCCGCAGAACTGGCGGATCGACTCGGCCGACGAGTTATAGCTGATCGGGGTACCGACGATCGTCACCTTGTCCTGATCGAACAGTGCCCAGCCGACGGGCGTCGCCCCCGCCGACTTGCGGCAGTCGGCACAGCAGCACAGCGCATTGTGGTGCGGCTGCCCCTCGGCTGTGTACCGAATCGCACCGCACTGGCAGCCGCCGGTAATCGCCATGGCCGCATCCCCTTGTTTCTGCGCGGACCTTGCCCCGCTCGCTGACGTTCTCTACCTGTTCGCCGATGCCAGCGCCAGCCCCCCACCCCGACGAGCCATCCTATCTGACCGGCCTGAACGACCCTCAGCGCGAAGCCGTGCTGACGACCGAAGGCCCGGTGCTGGTTCTCGCCGGCGCCGGCACCGGCAAGACCGCGGCACTGACGGCGCGGCTGGCGCATCTGCTCTACACGCGCAAGGCGTACCCGTCGGAGATCCTGAGCGTCACCTTCACCAATAAGGCGGCCAAGGAAATGCGCGAGCGCGTCGGCCGGCTGGTCGGCGACATGGTGGAGGGGATGCCGTGGCTCGGCACCTTCCACAGCATCGGCGCGAAGATGCTGCGGCGGCATGCCGAACTCGTCGGGCTGCAGTCGAACTTCACCATCCTCGACACCGACGACCAGATCCGCCTGCTCAAGACGCTGATCGCCGACGCCGACATCGATGAGAAGCGGTTTCCCGCACGCAGTCTCGCAGGCTTCATCGACAGCTGGAAGAACAAGGGGCTGACGCCGGCGCAACTCGATGCCGGGGAAAGCGAACTCTACGCCAACGGCAAGGGCCAGCAGCTCTATCAGGCCTATCAGGACCGGCTGAAGACGCTGAACGCCTGCGATTTCGGCGACCTGCTGCTCCACAGCCTCGTGATCCTGCGGACCAATCGCGAAGTGCTGGAACAGTATCAGCGGCGCTTCCGCTATATCATGGTCGACGAATATCAGGACACCAACAGCGTCCAGTACCTCTGGCTGCGGCTGCTGGCGCAGGAGCGCAAGAACATCGCCTGCGTCGGCGACGACGACCAGTCGATCTATTCGTGGCGCGGGGCGCAGGTCGAAAACATCCTGAAGTTCGAACGCGACTTTCCCGGTGCGGTGGTCATCCGGCTGGAGCAGAATTACCGGTCCACCCCCCATATCCTGGGGGCGGCATCGGGTGTCATCGCCAACAACGGCGGACGGCTCGGCAAGACACTCTGGACCGAGCTGGACGCGGGCGAGAAGGTGAAGGTCATCGGCGTCTGGGACGGGCCCGAGGAGGCCCGCCGCGTCGGGCAGGAGATCGAGGCGTGCCAGGTCGCCGGCAAGAGCCTCGACGACATCGCGATCCTGGTTCGCGCGCAGCACCAGACTCGCGAATTCGAAGACCGCTTCATCGCGATCGGCATGCCGTACCGTATCGTCGGCGGTTTCCGCTTCTATGAGCGCGCCGAAATCCGCGACGCGCTGGCCTATCTCCGCGTCATCGCGCAACCGGCAGACGACCTCGCCTTCGAACGTATCGTCAATGTGCCCAAGCGCGGCCTTGGCGACAAAGCTGTTTCAAAGCTCCATCAGCTTGCCCGCGCGCTCGGCGTCCCGCTGAGCGAGGCGGCTGCGCGGATTCTCGACACCGACGAGATGACCGGGGCTGCCAGGAAGTCGCTCGGGCGGCTGGTGGCCGATTTCGCCAGTTGGCGGACGAAGGGGGCGGACTTGCCGCACGCCGAACTCGCTCGGCAGATGCTCGACGAAAGCGGCTATACCGCGATGCTCCAGGCCGATCGCTCCGCCGAAGCTGCCGGTCGCCTCGAAAATCTGAGCGAACTTGTCCGCGCGATGGAGGAATATGACTCGCTCGGCGCGTTCCTCGAACACGTCAGCCTGGTGATGGAGAACGACGGCGGCAACCGCGGCGCGCAGGTGACGATCATGACGATCCACGCCGCCAAGGGGCTGGAGTTCGACACCGTCTTCTGTGCGGGGTGGGAAGAAGGGCTGTTCCCCTCGCAGCGCTCGCTCGACGAAGGTGGCCTCGCCAGTCTCGAGGAGGAACGCCGCCTCGCCTATGTCGCGATCACCCGCGCACGCCGCCGCGCGATCATCCTTCACGCTGCCAATCGCCGCATCTACGGTCAGTGGAATTCGAGCATCCCGTCGCGCTTCGTCGGCGAGCTGCCCAAGCACCATATCGACGAGGAAACGACGATGTCGGGCGGCGAATCCCTGTGGCGTGCCAACTGGAGCGACCGCGCCGATCCCTTCGCCGACGTCGCCAGGGGAACCGGCCGCGGCCCCGGCTGGCAGCGCGCGGCGGGTGTCGGCGGCGGCGTCGACGTGAAGAACCCCGGCGGCAGCTTCACCAGCCGCACGTTCACCCGCGAAGCCCCCCGCGTGAAGGAAGCCACTCGCAGCGCAGTCAGCCTCGGCAACAAGGGCCGCGACGATCTCTCGATGGGCCAGCGCGTCTTTCACCAGAAGTTCGGCTACGGCGAGATCGTCGAGATCGAAGGCAACAAGCTGGAGATCGACTTCGAACAGGCCGGGCGGAAGCGGGTGATGGATAGTTTCGTGATAGCGGGGTGAGCGAGACAGGCTTTGATTTCGACTGCGTCGGTGTTATAGTCAGAAATATAGTCAGGAATGCCACGATGAAGCATGTCAATCTCGCCGACGCAAAGGCCCGGTTCAGTGAGTTGGTTCATGAAGCCGTTGCTGGCGAAACCGTCGTAATCACCCGGCATGGCAAGCAAGTCGCGAAGCTGGTGCAGGACGCGCCCGAGAAAGTTAAGGTCGATGTCGCCGCACTTCGCAAGGCGGCAAAGTCCATTCCGTATCAAACCGAATCCGCCGCTGACCTCGTTCGTCGGATGCGGGATAGCGGTTTCTGATGATCTATCTCGACACGTCGGCGGTGATTTCCGCGATTACCGATGAAGCCGACAGTGATCGCATTTGGAATTGGCTGGATGACCAGGACGCGGGCACGCTGTTCGTCAGCGATTGGACGCATACCGAAGTCTCCAGTGCGTTGTCGATCAAGGTGCGCACGGGGCAGCTCTCCGTCGATGATCGCGCGGTTGCCCTGTCTTCGTGGCGCCGTTTTCTTGGTGCGAGTTTGAGCACGCTTGGCTGCACGGTCGAACATTTTAGACAGGCGACTTTGATCGCTGACCGTCACCATCTCGGGGTGCGCGCGCCGGACGCACTTCACATCGCCATCGCCGCCGGCGCGGGTTTTCGCCTCGTAACCCTCGACAGAACTATGGCCGCTGCCGCGCCACTACTAGGCGTGCCGCTCGAACCGCTCGACTGAGCCGGCCCATTCAGGAACCATATCGTTCTCAACCCGTATCGACTCCGCTGTCCGCACCCCTGCGGGCCACACAATGCAGGACGTCGATCATGACCCGCTTCAAGACTATCGCCATCCTCGCCGCCAGCGCATGCGCGGCCGTCGCCCTTCCCGCCGCCGCGCAGACCACGGCTGAGCAACAGCGGTTCGATGCCGCGCAGCAGCGGTTCGACCGCGAGTACCAGCTCTTCCGCGATGAGATGGATCGCTATCGCGCCGCCGCCGCGCGCAATGGCGGTTACGCGCCGCGGCCGGGCACGCCCTACCGCCAGGCGCCCGATTACCGCGCCGAGGGCTATGACAGCTACGAGGACTGGCGTGACGAGGGCGGTTATGACCCCGCGCGCTACTACCGCAACGGCACCCAGTATCGCGAGCGTGTCCTCGGGCCCGACGAGCGCGTCTATTCGGGCAATGACGGCCGCTATTACTGCCGCCGCAGCGACGGCACGACCGGCCTGATCGTCGGCGGCGCGGCGGGCGGCCTGCTCGGCAACGTCATCGATGGCGGACGCTCGCGCACGGTCGGCACGCTTCTCGGTGCCGCCGCCGGTGCGCTTGGCGGCCGGGCGATCGAGCGGAGCAACGACCAGATCCGCTGCCGCTAAAACCCAACCGTCCGCACTCCTGCGGGAAGCGGGAGCGCGGGAACCACACGCCCTCGCGCGCGTACACGCGTGCGCGGGGGTTGTGGGTAGCCATCGTGGGGGCTAGGGCGTAACGTCACCGTAACACCCCACGAAAGCTTGTACCTTTGACCGACGCGCCGACGCTGGATTCCTCCGACATTTCGCCGATCTCGATCGTCGACGAGATGAAGTCGAGCTACCTCGACTATGCCATGTCGGTCATCGTCGCCCGCGCGCTGCCCGACGTGCGCGATGGCTTGAAGCCGGTGCACCGTCGTATTCTCTACGCCGCGCAGATCGGTGGGTATGTCGCGGGGCGGCCGTATCGCAAGTCGGCGAAGATCGTCGGCGACGTGATGGGTAATTTCCACCCGCACGGCGACAGCGCGATCTACGACGCCTTGGCGCGCATGGCGCAGGACTGGTCGATGCGGGTTCCGCTGATCGACGGTCAGGGGAATTTTGGGTCGATGGACCCCGATCCGCCCGCGGCGATGCGGTACACCGAAAGCCGCCTGGCGCGGGTCGCGAACACGCTGCTCGACGATCTCGACAAGGATACGGTCGACTTCGTCCCCAATTACGACGGGTCGGATCGCGAGCCGTCGGTGCTGCCGGCGGGCTATCCCAACCTGCTGGTCAACGGTGCGGGCGGCATTGCCGTCGGCATGGCGACCAACATTCCGCCGCATAATCTGGGCGAAGTCATCGATGCATGCCTGGCGTACATCGCCAACGGCGCGATCACGGCCGAGGAGCTGATGGAGATCGTCCCCGGGCCGGACTTCCCGACCGGCGCGATGATCCTCGGTCGCGCCGGGTGCCGCAGCGCCTATACCGGCGGTCGCGGCTCGATCATCGTGCGCAGCCGCTACATCACCGAACAACGCGGCGAACGGCGCTCGATCGTCCTGACCGAGATTCCCTACCAGCAGGGCAAGAACGCGCTGGTCGAGA
The nucleotide sequence above comes from Roseomonas aeriglobus. Encoded proteins:
- a CDS encoding type II toxin-antitoxin system VapC family toxin, with the translated sequence MMIYLDTSAVISAITDEADSDRIWNWLDDQDAGTLFVSDWTHTEVSSALSIKVRTGQLSVDDRAVALSSWRRFLGASLSTLGCTVEHFRQATLIADRHHLGVRAPDALHIAIAAGAGFRLVTLDRTMAAAAPLLGVPLEPLD
- a CDS encoding GFA family protein, yielding MAITGGCQCGAIRYTAEGQPHHNALCCCADCRKSAGATPVGWALFDQDKVTIVGTPISYNSSAESIRQFCGTCGTGLFFYSATVFPGQVDIQSATFDDPDAVPPVVLIQTAEAPRWLETIHDLPKFARFPGMGG
- a CDS encoding type II toxin-antitoxin system prevent-host-death family antitoxin, which encodes MKHVNLADAKARFSELVHEAVAGETVVITRHGKQVAKLVQDAPEKVKVDVAALRKAAKSIPYQTESAADLVRRMRDSGF
- a CDS encoding UvrD-helicase domain-containing protein, which produces MPAPAPHPDEPSYLTGLNDPQREAVLTTEGPVLVLAGAGTGKTAALTARLAHLLYTRKAYPSEILSVTFTNKAAKEMRERVGRLVGDMVEGMPWLGTFHSIGAKMLRRHAELVGLQSNFTILDTDDQIRLLKTLIADADIDEKRFPARSLAGFIDSWKNKGLTPAQLDAGESELYANGKGQQLYQAYQDRLKTLNACDFGDLLLHSLVILRTNREVLEQYQRRFRYIMVDEYQDTNSVQYLWLRLLAQERKNIACVGDDDQSIYSWRGAQVENILKFERDFPGAVVIRLEQNYRSTPHILGAASGVIANNGGRLGKTLWTELDAGEKVKVIGVWDGPEEARRVGQEIEACQVAGKSLDDIAILVRAQHQTREFEDRFIAIGMPYRIVGGFRFYERAEIRDALAYLRVIAQPADDLAFERIVNVPKRGLGDKAVSKLHQLARALGVPLSEAAARILDTDEMTGAARKSLGRLVADFASWRTKGADLPHAELARQMLDESGYTAMLQADRSAEAAGRLENLSELVRAMEEYDSLGAFLEHVSLVMENDGGNRGAQVTIMTIHAAKGLEFDTVFCAGWEEGLFPSQRSLDEGGLASLEEERRLAYVAITRARRRAIILHAANRRIYGQWNSSIPSRFVGELPKHHIDEETTMSGGESLWRANWSDRADPFADVARGTGRGPGWQRAAGVGGGVDVKNPGGSFTSRTFTREAPRVKEATRSAVSLGNKGRDDLSMGQRVFHQKFGYGEIVEIEGNKLEIDFEQAGRKRVMDSFVIAG
- a CDS encoding glycine zipper 2TM domain-containing protein, giving the protein MTRFKTIAILAASACAAVALPAAAQTTAEQQRFDAAQQRFDREYQLFRDEMDRYRAAAARNGGYAPRPGTPYRQAPDYRAEGYDSYEDWRDEGGYDPARYYRNGTQYRERVLGPDERVYSGNDGRYYCRRSDGTTGLIVGGAAGGLLGNVIDGGRSRTVGTLLGAAAGALGGRAIERSNDQIRCR
- a CDS encoding DUF4118 domain-containing protein, producing MSGTSGQSRWIERFPLYQDRPWLGTIATLLIAGIALAMREAADPWLPPGFPYVSFFPAVIVTSFLFGVRLGAVSAVICGFLAWYFFLTPRYSLVLNLGAVIALGFYLFVVVTDLVLVHWMQSGNRRLAAEREANRVMAETRELLFRELQHRVSNNLQVAAALLTVQTRQLSDPDARAALTEAARRLELIGRISRQLYDPSGTAHRLVPFLDELCRGVIDATGRGDVTLTVTGDATIGIEPDTAIPTALIVSEAVANAVEHGFADDRSGAIDVRVLRDTASGEIVVSVEDDGHGLPEGFDGGASSSLGLRIATMLAKSRGGRFDLTGAVGARATLVLPGAQG